The nucleotide sequence GTTACAAAAATGGATACGAAAGAAATATTTCAACCGTTGCAGAATTTGCGGAGTGCAATATTTGTATTTTGTCTGTGGTGCATACTCGGTGTACTATTACTTGCATTTATTATTGCAAAAACGATAGCTAAACCGATTGAACTATTGCAGAGTGATGCCCAGAAAATCGGGAGCGGAGATTTTGAACATCCAGTTACAATTACGGGCACTGGTGAAGCAAGAGTACTTTCGAAAGAATTAGATTCAATGAGAATAAAATTGAGAGATTTCCACCTCATTATGGAGGCAAAAATACAAGATAAAACAAAGGAGCTAAAATTTGCCATTGATAACATCAGCAAACAAAAGGAAGAGGCTGAGGATTCCAAAAATGCTATGCTTAACCTCGTTGAGGATATTCAAATAAAACAAAATCAGTTAAGGAACGCTGCAAGTGAATGGCGCAAAACCTTTGATTCAATAGAGGATTTAATTTCAATACATGCAAGAGACCAAACGATATTAAGAGTCAACCTCGCATTTGCTTCAGTTTTCAAAAAAAGTCCGGTAGAAATTATTGGGCATAAGTGTTATGAAT is from Candidatus Ancaeobacter aquaticus and encodes:
- a CDS encoding PAS domain-containing protein, producing the protein VTKMDTKEIFQPLQNLRSAIFVFCLWCILGVLLLAFIIAKTIAKPIELLQSDAQKIGSGDFEHPVTITGTGEARVLSKELDSMRIKLRDFHLIMEAKIQDKTKELKFAIDNISKQKEEAEDSKNAMLNLVEDIQIKQNQLRNAASEWRKTFDSIEDLISIHARDQTILRVNLAFASVFKKSPVEIIGHKCYELFHKKTKSPVFCELETVFATGVSTSFEAYEPLLGMHFEVTMSPIFDDKGDVNGVVHVAKDISNRKTLEEESKKHLRELEVFYKASVNREERIVELKKEIKQLRSDMDKITKKSIDRTKKK